One Phaseolus vulgaris cultivar G19833 chromosome 11, P. vulgaris v2.0, whole genome shotgun sequence genomic window carries:
- the LOC137837007 gene encoding uncharacterized protein, translated as MEDHEAHLTAFHMQMMLVGNSDAVRCKLFMSTLIGMAMDWFVSLPEGHITSFTQLSQLFREQYLANRAPPPVSYDLFDVKQYQDLIVVPNIAERLRTPVKYDKVLGPHKESWCEFHEAFGHHINNCLALGYQLDELVKNGFLKYYLVGSTTTTALATPEEGQVHEIPTHGEVHTIYGGFSGGGPSASQRKKYVRSVSSLAEEFPDDLWESDLVFTRADLRDVVPHDNDPVVILVVTAGRKVHRVLVDQGSSADVMFWSTFNKLQLSPDLLRPYTGCMYGFADNPVEVRGYLELRTSFIDGATSRTESIRYLVVNANSAYNILLGRPALNRLRAVSSTRHMKIKLPDLSGKVIVIKSDQEEARKCYENSLKKKRGVVMVIERPPISDSRIE; from the exons atggaggaccatgaggcgcacctcactgcgttccacatgcagatgatgctggtaggcaactctgatgccgtaaggtgcaagcttttcatgagcaccttgattgggatggccatggactggttcgtcagcctCCCTGAGGGTCATATCACGTCCTTCACACAGCTGTCGCAGttattcagagagcagtatctAGCCAACAGGGCTCCACCCCCAGTTTcatacgacctgttcgacgtgaagcagtatcaag acctcatcgttgtgcccaacatagctgaaaGGTTGAGGACACCGGTGAAGTatgacaaggtgttgggaccccACAAAGAGTCATGGTGCGAGTTTCACGAGGCATTcgggcaccatattaacaactgcttagcgctgggctatcagttggatgagcttgtgaagaatggtttcctaAAATATTATCTCGTTGGGTCTACTACGACCACAGCCCTAGCGACACCAGAGGAGGGTCAAGTGCACGAAATACCGACTCAcggagaagtgcacaccatTTATGGCGGCTTTTCCGGAGGAGGACCCAGTGCCTCTCAGCGTAAGAAATATGTGAGGTCAGTGAGTTCACTTGCTGAGGAGTTTCCGGATGACctgtgggagtcagacctcgttttcacaagggctgacctgcgggatgtcgtcccacacgataacgaccccgtggtcattttaGTAGTCACAGCGGGAAGAAAAGTACACagggttctcgtcgaccagggcagttctgcagatgtcatgttttggtcgaccttcaacaagctacagttatcCCCTGACCTGCTGAGACCCTATACTGGATGCATGTATGGATTTGCAGATAACCCAGTGGAGGTACGTGGCTACCTGGAGCTGAGGACGTCGTTCATTGACGGAGCGACGTCCCGTACCGAGAGCATTCGGTACTTGGTGGTAAACGCcaattcagcctacaacatcttgttgggccgACCAGCGCTGAATAGGCTAAGGGCAGtgtcctccacgcgccacatgaagattaAGCTACCCGATCTTAGTGGCAAAGTGATTgtaatcaagtcagatcaggaagaggcccgaaaatgctatgaaaatagcctgaagaaaAAGAGAGGCGTGGTAATGGTGATTGAACGACCACCCATTTCAGATTCGCGAATCGAGTGA
- the LOC137837025 gene encoding uncharacterized protein, whose protein sequence is MTNLPIQKVLQKPHVAGRMVRWAVELSEFDIQYEHRGSIKGQVYADFVAELSPGGYPQEGELGSQWMLSVDGSSNQQGSSAGIILEGPNGVLIEQALCFAFKASNNQAEYEALIAGMLLAKEMGAQSLLANSDSQLVTGQVTGEYQAKDPQMAAYLRYVKVLKGAFAALELVHVPREQNARAELLAKLASSGKGGR, encoded by the coding sequence atgacgaacctccccatccagaaagtaCTTCAGAAGCCACATGTAGCggggaggatggttcgctgggcggtggagctgtcagagtttgatatccagtatGAACATAGGGGATCCATCAAGGGGCAAGTCTATGCTGATTTTGTGGCAGAGCTCTCACCAGGAGGATACCCTCAAGAGGGGGAGTTAGGGtcacagtggatgctctcagtggatgggtctTCCAACCAACAGGGGAGCAGCGCTGGAATAATCCTGGAGGGGCCTAACggagtgttgatcgagcaagctttatgcttcgccttcaaagcaagcaataatcaagcggagtacgaggcgttgattgctgggatgcttttggctaaagaaatgggcgCTCAAAGCCTCTTGGCAAATAGTGACTCACAattggtcacagggcaagtaacaggggagtatcaggcaaaggatccacaaatggccgCATACTTGAGGTACGTCAAGGTGTTGAAGGGAGCCTTCGCTGCGTtggagctggtgcatgtccctagggagcaaaatgccagagctgaactgcttgccaagctggctagctcaggcaaggggggaaggtaG
- the LOC137837038 gene encoding uncharacterized protein, with product MIVYAFRKGVRPESFGKSLNCKLPKTFAEVRRRALEHIASEGEAYEKCMLAALAQPRAQIRTQPARIHEVATERRNPDRKRTYEARRAPPRARAEGRREGSRLLRHNFVVELKDLIVVPNTADRLRPPAKSDKILGPHKESWCEFHEAFGHHINNCLALGYQLDELVKSGFLKDYLAGSTKTAATAVQEEGEAHEMPVHGEVHTISGGFSRGGPTASQRKKYVWSVNSVAEEFPDDPWESDLVFTRADLRDVVPHDNDPVVISVVTVGRKVHRVLVDQGSSADVMFWTTFNKLQLSPDLLRPYTGCLYGFVDNPVEVRGYLELRTTFTDGTASRTESIRYLVVNANSTYNILLGRPALNRLRAVPSTRHMKMKLPDLSGKVIVIKSDQEEARKCYENSLKTKRGVVMVIERPPVSSSSAELESVEEAMPTESTSDDASPTVAMPVDDAYTKGRRRGASPMEEESEEATPDEATPMEKESEEATPDKATPMEEDPVNESRPASVQREQP from the coding sequence ATGATTGTATACGCATTCAGGAAGGGGGTGCGACCAGAGTCCTTTGGTAAGTCGCTTAACTGCAAGCTTCCCAAGACCTTTGCTGAAGTGAGGCGACGAGCGTTGGAGCACATTGCCTCAGAGGGCGAGGCATACGAGAAGTGCATGCTTGCTGCACTTGCACAACCAAGGGCGCAGATACGCACACAACCTGCTAGGATCCATGAAGTTGCCACAGAGAGAAGGAACCCAGACAGGAAGCGCACCTACGAGGCGAGGAGGGCCCCGCCAAGGGCCCGGGctgaaggaaggagagaggggAGTAGACTACtgaggcacaactttgtggtggagctcaaagacctcatcgttgtgcccaacacagcggacaggttgaggccaccagcGAAGTCTGACAAAATTCTAGGGCCCCACAAGGAATCGTGGTGTGAATTCCACGAAGCATTTGGACATCATATTAACAACTGTTTGGCgttgggctatcagttggatgaacTTGTGAAGAGTGGCTTCCTAAAGGATTACCTCGCAGGGTCCACTAAAACAGCAGCCACGGCAGTACAAGAGGAGGGCGAGGCACACGAGATGCCAGTCCATGGGGAGGTtcacaccatttctggtggATTTTCTAGAGGAGggcccactgcctctcaacgaAAAAAGTATGTGTGGTCAGTAAATTCAGTTGCAGAAGAATTTCCGGACGACCCTTGGGAATCAGACCTTGTgttcacaagggctgacctacgggatgtcgtcccgcacgacaatgaccccgtggtcatctcAGTAGTTACAGTAGGAAGAAAGGTACAtagggttctcgtcgaccagggcagttctgcagatgtcatgttctggacaaccttcaacaagctacagttgtccccggACCTCTTGAGACCCTATACCGGATGCTTGTACGGGTTTGTAGATAACCCAGTGGAGGTACGTGGGTACTTGGAGCTGAGaacgacgttcactgatggaacgGCGTCACGTACCGAAAGTATCCGGTACCTGGTGGTTAACGCCAACTCAACCTATAACATTTTGTTAGGAAGACCCGCCCTAAACAGATTGAGGGCAGTACCTTCCActcgccacatgaagatgaagttgccagacCTTAGCGGCAaagtgatagtcatcaagtcagaccaggaAGAAGCccgaaagtgctatgagaatagcttaAAAACAAAGAGAGGAGTGGTAATGGTAATTGAACGACCACCCGTCTCAAGTTCGTCAGCAGAGCTAGAATCCGTAGAAGAGGCGATGCCCACAGAGTCCACATCCGACGATGCTTCACCTACAGTGGCGATGCCTGTGGATGACGCATACACAAAGGGAAGACGCCGTGGCGCCTCGCCTATGGAAGAAGAGTCTGAGGAGGCGACACCCGATGAGGCAACGCCTATGGAAAAAGAGTCCGAGGAGGCGACACCCGATAAGGCAACGCCTATGGAAGAGGATCCCGTGAACGAGTCTCGCCCGGCAAGCGTGCAACGTGAACAACCCTAA
- the LOC137837046 gene encoding uncharacterized protein has product MHEALVASQARNEELNRVNEELRKALQEREERVVGDKSAPPSPPRSFPMPFSQEIMDSVVPANTVAVKASFTGLEDPEAHLTAFRTQMMLSRGSDTVYYKVFMSTLSGHITTFQQFPKMFVEQYIVNKAPPLVSYDLFDVRQYQGESLKDFLNRFGAQIVRLPGEDEEMFVHAFQKGVLSGPFSESLIRSHPAKFAEIWRRAMAHIAAESEVSEKRGNVAPTKPRAQTRVQPQRVMEAAAGKRDQRMRHPYNPRKNKGKGSGLPRETNRPQRYEFVMGLADLIAIPNIAARLKVPEKTTEKVLGPKPDAWCEFHKSFGHSINSCLALGYQLAELVKCGFLKDYLL; this is encoded by the coding sequence atgcacgaggcgctggtggcctcgcaagctaggaatgaggagctcaacagagtcaacgaagagctgcgtaAAGCTCTTCAAGAACGGGAGGAGCGTGTGGTCGGGGACAaatctgcacccccatccccaccgcgcagctttcccatgccattttctcaagagatcatggactcagTGGTCCCGGCCAATACGGTGGCGGTGAAGGCGTCTTTCACCGGtctggaggaccctgaggctcatctcacggcgtttcgcacccagatgatgctctcgAGGGGGTCGGACACGGTGTACtataaggtgttcatgagcactcttagTGGCCACATTACCACATTTCAACAGTTtcccaagatgtttgttgagcaatatatagtgaacaaggcaccaccgttggtgtcttacgacctgttcgacgtgaggcagtaccaaggggagtccctgaaggatttcctgaacagattcggagctcagatAGTCCGCTTGCCAGGTGAAGACGAGGAAATGTTTGTACATGCCTTCCAGAAGGGTGTGTTGTCGGGACCCTTTAGTGAATCGCTTATCAGGAGTCACCCCGCCAAGTTTGCTGAAATCTGGCGACGTGCcatggctcacatcgccgctgaAAGCGAAGTCTCCGAGAAAAGGGGAAATGTGGCCCCAACTAAGCCGCGCGCCCAGACAAGGGTCCAACCacagagggtaatggaggcaGCGGCGGGGAAGAGGGACCAAAGGATGCGTCATCCTTATAACCCTAGGAAAAATAAGGGGAAGGGGTCGGGGCTGCCCAGAGAGACTAATCGCCCGCAAAGATATGAGTTCGTAATGGGGTTGGCcgatctgatcgccatcccgaATATTGCTGCCAGGCTCAAGGTGCCTGAGAAGACAACGGAAAAGGTTTTGGGTCCAAAACCAGAcgcgtggtgtgagttccacaagagctttggccactctatcaactcgtgtttggctttgggatACCAACTCGCCGAGTTGGTCAAGTGTGGATTCTTGAAAGATTACTTGCTATAA